Within the Candidatus Abyssobacteria bacterium SURF_5 genome, the region CTGTTGTTCCAGGAGGGATTGATGCTGCCGCGGACCTCGATGTTTTGTGCGTCGATTTCCTTCGGGAGCGTGATCGGTTCGGGATGGCCGAACAGGTACTCCGGCAGTTCGCCCAGCGGAGCGGGAAACTCGACCAGTTCCATCTCGCTGAAAGCCGGGACATTGATCTGTTTTCCTTTCCGCAAGACTGGAATCTGACCGGTGAAGCCATGGAGCGTATGCGCGAGGGCCGCCTTTCCTTCGGCGTCGCCCGAACCGGCCGCCCACGCGATCTTGACGTCGTCCATCTCGTCGAGAAGATTGGCGGCGAGGCGGGCGGCAAGATTCGAGATGCCCGGATTCCAGCCCATGCCGGTGAGAACGGTCACGCCCGCGCGGCGCGCCGCCGAATCGAGCGCGAACAGCTTGGGCAGCGGGTCGGCATCATCGCAGACGTCTATGTAGTGCGTTTTCGTTTCGATGGCGGCGGTGGCGACATTTGCGCCGTACTTGTAGAATGGGCCGGCACAGTTGATGACGAGGTCGAAATTTCCGAACGCGCCGACCAATGTCGATTTATGCTCAACATCGCAATGAAGCGCGCCGACATATCCCTTGAAGCGGCTGCAGAGTGAACGGGCTTTCTTGAGGTTTCGTCCGGCCACTGTGATCTGGTGCGGGGAATCCACCAGCTTCTGCACGACGTAGCTTCCGATGTCACCGTAGCCGCCAACAATGATAATTTTCACACTGATTCCGCCTTCATTGAACCTGAAACTGATCTGATAGAAGCCCTCTCCCCAGCGTATAGTAGCACATTTCAGGCCGTTTTTGAAGAAAATTTTAGCGGAAGCCATGTTTGATTCTGCTGACCGTCTCGTGATAGGATACCGAATCCGGGAAAATGCATGATGCGTGGCTCTGGGGACAGATACCATTCAACGAATTCAAGAAGACGTGAATTCCGTAAATGGTGTCAGTCCCTATCGCTTGTCAGATATAATTGCTGAGTCTCACAGTTCGCGCTCGCTGAGGAGGTATATATGAAGAACGTTGCGGTTCTTGGCGGGGATGGAGTCGGGCCGGAGATAACATCGGCCGCGGTTACCATCCTGAAAGAGGCCGGCTTTAGAATTGATATTCAGACGCCGCCGTGCGGTGAGGCGGTGGTCGATGATTTCGGGACTGCGTTCCCGGACGAGGCGCGCGAAGCGTGCGAGGCCGCTGACGCCATCCTGTTCGGCGCGACCGGCGAGGCGAGCATCATCATCATGGCGTATCTCCGGTTCTTTCTGAGGACGTACGCGAACGTGCGCCCGATGAAGTATTATCCCGGCTCCTATTCGCCGCTGTCGAACCCGGCCGACATCGATTTTGTCGTGATCCGTGAAAACCTCGAGGGGATGTATCCCGGCAGGGAGGGCGATATCTCAGATCTGGCGAAGGCGCTGCCCGATTATCATGACCTTTTGGGCAAGCGGTTCGCCGAGTTGGGCGAGGGAAAGTTCGCCATCCGCATCATCACGAAGGAAGGCGCCGACCGTATCGCGCGTTTCGCCTGCGAATTGGCGCGCAAGCGCAAGCGGAACGGCGGCAAGGGAAAAATCACGTGCGTGCACAAGGTGAACATGCTGCGCGAGTCGTGCGGCCTTTTCAAGCGGCGCGTCGAGGAAACGCTCAAGGGGTATCCCGAGCTTGCCTATGAACATTTTCATGTGGACGACGCGGCCCGCCGTTTGGTGCGGTTCCCGCAGGAGATGGACGTGATCGTGACGTCCAACATGTTCGGAGATATCCTTTCCGATCTGGGCGCCGAGCTGGTGGGCGGTCTCGGAATCGCTCCGAGCGGGTGCTACGGAAACGGGAAAGCCTACTTCGAGTCGGTCCACGGGTCGGCCCCCGATATCGCAGGAAAAGGTATTGTGAATCCGACGGCTACTAT harbors:
- a CDS encoding isocitrate/isopropylmalate dehydrogenase family protein; this translates as MKNVAVLGGDGVGPEITSAAVTILKEAGFRIDIQTPPCGEAVVDDFGTAFPDEAREACEAADAILFGATGEASIIIMAYLRFFLRTYANVRPMKYYPGSYSPLSNPADIDFVVIRENLEGMYPGREGDISDLAKALPDYHDLLGKRFAELGEGKFAIRIITKEGADRIARFACELARKRKRNGGKGKITCVHKVNMLRESCGLFKRRVEETLKGYPELAYEHFHVDDAARRLVRFPQEMDVIVTSNMFGDILSDLGAELVGGLGIAPSGCYGNGKAYFESVHGSAPDIAGKGIVNPTATILSAAMMLEYLGLQSEAAALEKAVEAVYRGRKALTRDQGGSASTLEFAEAVLREIR
- a CDS encoding NAD-dependent epimerase/dehydratase family protein, which codes for MVSVPRATHHAFSRIRYPITRRSAESNMASAKIFFKNGLKCATIRWGEGFYQISFRFNEGGISVKIIIVGGYGDIGSYVVQKLVDSPHQITVAGRNLKKARSLCSRFKGYVGALHCDVEHKSTLVGAFGNFDLVINCAGPFYKYGANVATAAIETKTHYIDVCDDADPLPKLFALDSAARRAGVTVLTGMGWNPGISNLAARLAANLLDEMDDVKIAWAAGSGDAEGKAALAHTLHGFTGQIPVLRKGKQINVPAFSEMELVEFPAPLGELPEYLFGHPEPITLPKEIDAQNIEVRGSINPSWNNRVIRIVRSLGMTGSAKRIDTTAAFIHSIQKLFSVGGVKHSGLRIDVTGRKDGQDRHLVFNMIDRIRPLTGTPCALAALMLLEGAITRRGVVAPEMCIDPVAFFDRLSDEGFKIMREGRL